Sequence from the Paeniglutamicibacter cryotolerans genome:
AATTTCCGACACCCACCTCCCCGAGGTGTTCCCTTGGATGGCCGAATACGGAACAGGCTTCGGCAAGCAGATGATCATGATCATCCTGTCGATCATCCTGATCACCGTCTTCTTCAAGATTGCCATCCGCAACCCGAAGCTGGTTCCCGGCAAGGTTCAGTACTTCGCTGAATTCTGCTACGGCTTCGTGCGAAACTCCATCGGCCGCGACATCGTGGGCGAAAAGAACTTCGCACCGTGGGTGCCCCTGCTGTTCGCGACCTTCTTCTTCGTCCTGCTGAACAACATCTTCGGTGCCATCCCGTTCCTGCAGCTGCCGTCGTTCTCACACGCGGGCAGCGCCTATGCGATCGCCATCATCATCTATGTGACGTGGATCGCCGTGGGTATCAAGAACCACGGGCTGCGCTACTTCAAGCTGGCCGTCGTCCCTAGCGGCGTCCCGGGCTGGATCATGCCGCTGATGGTGCCGCTGGAAGTCATCTCCAACTTCATCGTCCGCCCGCTGACGCACTCGTTGCGTTTGATGGCGACGATGCTTGCCGGCCACATGATCGTGATGCTTGCAGCATCCGGCGCGAGGTACCTGATCGTTGTGCAGGATTCATTCCTGCTCAACGCCACCGGCGTGCTGGTGATCGTCGGCTCGGTTGCCATGTACTTCTTGGAACTTCTCATCATGGTCCTGCAGGCCTTCGTCTTCACCCTGCTGACCGCCATCTACATCCAGGGTGCCCTGGATGCCGACGCGCACTAACATCAGCACGCGTCACACCCCCTAAGTTTTCCCGTCATCGGGAATGACCTCACAACCTGCCGGTAAAGTGCCGGTATCTTGAAAGGAACGAAATGGTACTCCACGGTTCGCTCAACATGATCGGCTACGGCCTGGCTGCAATCGGCTCGGCCATCGGCGTAGGCATGATCTTCGCTGCTTACATCAACGGCGTTGCCCGCCAGCCGGAAGCTGCCCGCATCCTGCAGCCCATCGCCCTGCTTGGCTTCGCTCTTGCCGAAGCCCTGGCCATCCTGGGCCTGGTCTTCGCCTTCGTCATCGGGGCCTAGTGCAGTCGCGGTCCTTTCGGGGGCCGTACCTGTCGGACACATTCAGATAAGGATGAGTGAGAAATGATCAGCTCAGATATGATCCTCGCTGCCGGAGAGGCGGCCAACCCGCTGCTGCCGAACTGGTGGGAAGTGCTCGTCACCGCAGTTGGATTCATCGTTTTGGTCTACGTGGTGACTAAGTTCATCGCACCGGCCTTCGAGAAGTCCTACCAGGACCGCGTGGCCGCCATTGAAGGCGGCCTGGAAAAGGCCGAGGCCGCGCAGAACGAAGCCAACGAACTTCTGGCCCAGTACAAGGCCCAGCTGCTCGAGGCACGCACCGAAGCCAACGGCATCCGCGAGGAAGCACGCAACGAAGGCGCAGCCATCCTTGCGGACCTCAAGGAGAAGGCAGCATCGGAATCCGCACGGATCACCGAGCAGGCCCACACGCAGATCGAAGCAGAGCGCGTTGCCGCTGTTGCCTCGCTGCGCAATGAAGTCGGCACGCTGGCTACCTCCCTGGCAAGCAAGATCGTTGGGGAAGCACTCAATGACGACGAGCGTTCAGCTCGGGTTGTCGACCGCTTCCTTGCCGACCTGGAAACTCAGCAGAACGCAGGTGCATCGAACTAATGGCAGGTGTATCGAGCGAGTCACTGGCCGCGGCACTGAAGTCGCTGGAACCCAAGCTTGCAACCGCGTCCCTCGCATTGGCCGAGGACCTCTTCGGCGTCCTGGATATCCTGGACAGCAATGCCGGCTTGCGCCGCGCCCTGACTGATCCGGCCCGCGAGAACAATGAAAAGGCCGGACTTGTTTCCCGCCTGCTGGACGGAAAGGTCTCGGCGGATGCCAAGGACCTGTTCGCCGGTCTTGTCTCGTCACGCTGGAGCTCGGCACGTGACATTGGAGATGCGCTGGAAACCCTGGCGGCAACCACGGCTATCGCCGTTGCCGAACAGGGCAGCGGCACTGCCGGATTGGATGGCCTCGAAGGAGAGCTGTTCCAGTTCATCCGTGTTGTTGGGTCCAGTCATGATCTGCAGCGTGCGCTCGATGACGCGCAGGCAACGGTAGAGGCAAAGAGCGCCCTGGCGCTCAAGCTTGTTCCGGGTGCCAGCGCTGCTGCGCAGCTGCTGATCCGCCAGGCCGTGGTTGCCCCTCGTGGGCTCAAGCCGGCGGCACTGGTGCAGCGTTTCGTGGAATTGGTTGCCCGACGGCAGCAACGGTGGATTGCCGAAGTCAGCGTCACCCGTGACCTGACCGAAGAGCAGCTCAGCCGTCTGCAGGCAGGCCTGAACAACCTCTATGGTCGCGAATTGAAGCTCAATGTCAACGTCGACCCGACATTAGTTGGCGGAATCCGCGTAGTGGTTGGTGACGAGGTTGTTGACGCAACCGCGGCCACCCGCCTTGCGGAACTCCGCCGCCGGTTGGCAGGCTAGGTAGACCCTTTACGGGTCTGCCTGCCAGCCAGTCCACCACAGACTGAATCAAACATCGGTTACCGATCCTTGGAACACCAAGAAGGTAATCACAACTTAGGAGAGCAGGGACTGCAGATGGCCGAATTGACCATCAACGCCGACGACGTCCGCAATGCCTTGAATGAGTTCGCGGCGTCCTATGAACCGGGCAATGCTGAGCGCGTCGAGGTTGGCCGCGTGACCACGGCAAGTGACGGCATCGCCAAGGTGGAGGGCCTTCCCTCCGTCATGGCAAACGAGCTTCTTCGTTTCGAAGACGGCACCCTGGGCCTTGCCCAGAACCTTGATACCCGCGAAATCGGCGTTGTCGTCCTGGGCGACTTCACCGGCATCGCCGAAGGCCAGGAAGTCCAGCGCACCGGAGAGATCCTCTCCGTTCCCGTTGGAGACAAGTTCCTCGGCCGCGTCGTCGATCCGCTCGGTGAGCCGATCGATGACCTGGGACCGATCGAGTCCGAAGGCCGTCGTGCCCTCGAGCTTCAGGCCCCGGGTGTCACCGAGCGCAAGTCGGTTCACGAACCGCTGCAGACCGGTATGAAGGCTATTGACGCCATGATCCCGATCGGCCGTGGCCAGCGTCAGCTGATCATTGGTGACCGCCAGACCGGCAAGACGGCCCTGGCCGTCGACGCCATCATCAACCAGAAGGCCAACTGGGCTTCGGGCGACACGACCAAGCAGGTTCGTTGTGTCTACGTGGCCATCGGCCAGAAGGCATCGACGATCGCCGCTGTTCGTCAGACCCTTGAAGACCACGGCGCGCTGGAATACACCACCATCGTGGCGTCCCCGGCATCCGACCCGGCTGGCTTCAAGTACCTGGCACCGTATGCCGGCTCGGCCATTGGCCAGCACTGGATGTACGGCGGCAAGCACGTTCTGATCGTGTTTGACGACCTGTCCAAGCAGGCTGAAGCGTACCGCGCCGTATCGCTGCTGCTGCGTCGTCCACCGGGACGCGAAGCCTACCCGGGTGACGTGTTCTACTTGCACTCCCGTCTGCTCGAGCGTTGTGCCAAGCTCTCCGACGCACTGGGTGCGGGTTCGATGACCGGTCTTCCGATCATCGAAACCAAGGCAAACGACGTCTCGGCCTTCATCCCGACCAACGTCATCTCCATCACCGATGGGCAGATCTTCCTGCAGTCGGACCTCTTCAACGCCAACCAGCGTCCCGCCGTGGACGTCGGCGTGTCGGTGTCCCGCGTTGGCGGTGCCGCACAGGTGAAGTCGATGAAGAAGGTCTCCGGTACGTTGAAGCTGGAACTGGCCCAGTACCGCGACATGCAGGCATTTGCCATGTTTGCCTCGGACCTGGACGCCGCTTCCAAGCAGCAGCTGACCCGTGGCGCACGCCTGATGGAACTCCTCAAGCAGGGACAGTACGCACCGTTCCCGGTTGAAGAGCAGGTTGTCTCCATCTGGATGGGCACCAACGGCTTCCTGGACGATGTTCCGGTTGAAGACGTTCGCCGCTTCGAAACCGAGTTCCTGGACCACCTGCGTCACCGCACTCAGGTCCTGACCACGTTGGCACAGACCAACAAGCTCGAGGACGATACGGTCGCAGCCCTGAAGTCGAACATCATCGACTTCAAGGCCGGATTCTTCAACGAGGGCGACGACCTGCTGGTCGCCGCCGGACACGAAGAATTCGATGCCCTGGCCGAATCGGCCGTAGACCAGGAAAAGATCGTCAAGCAAAAGCGCTGACATCTTCCATGACCGGGTTGCCGGCCGTACGCGGCCGGCAACCTAGTCAGGGATAAGGAAAGGACAAACATGGGAGCCCAGATCCGGGTCTACCGCCAGAAGATCGCTTCGACGTCGTCGATGCAAAAGATCTTCAAGGCGATGGAACTGATCGCTACTTCCCGTATTGGAAAGGCACGTGCACGTGTCTCGGCATCGTTGCCGTATTCCAATGCGATCACCCGTGCTGTTACCGCCGTCGCGTCCCAGGCCGAGGTCGACCACCCACTGACTACCGAGCCGGAGCAAATCCGTCGCGCGGCAGTCTTGGTGATGACTTCGGACCGCGGACTTGCCGGGTCCTACTCCGCCAGCGTCTTGAAGCAGGCAGAGCACCTCATCGAATTGCTTCGTGGAGAAGGCAAGGACGTCAAGACCTATCTGGTCGGCCGCAAGGCCCAGGCGTACTTCGACTTCCGCGGTCGCGATTACGCGAAGGTGTGGACCGGTGGAACCGACGCCCCGGAATTCAAAACGGCACATGAACTTCGCGAAGCCCTCCTCGAGGATTTCGCCACCGAGTTTGAAGAGGGTGGCGTGGAGGAAATCCACGTCGTATACACCCAGTTCAAGTCGATGGTCGTTCAGGAACCGACAGTCATTCGT
This genomic interval carries:
- the atpB gene encoding F0F1 ATP synthase subunit A, producing MTAFALPTATDQYVPPTISDTHLPEVFPWMAEYGTGFGKQMIMIILSIILITVFFKIAIRNPKLVPGKVQYFAEFCYGFVRNSIGRDIVGEKNFAPWVPLLFATFFFVLLNNIFGAIPFLQLPSFSHAGSAYAIAIIIYVTWIAVGIKNHGLRYFKLAVVPSGVPGWIMPLMVPLEVISNFIVRPLTHSLRLMATMLAGHMIVMLAASGARYLIVVQDSFLLNATGVLVIVGSVAMYFLELLIMVLQAFVFTLLTAIYIQGALDADAH
- a CDS encoding ATP synthase F0 subunit C, with amino-acid sequence MVLHGSLNMIGYGLAAIGSAIGVGMIFAAYINGVARQPEAARILQPIALLGFALAEALAILGLVFAFVIGA
- a CDS encoding F0F1 ATP synthase subunit B; the protein is MISSDMILAAGEAANPLLPNWWEVLVTAVGFIVLVYVVTKFIAPAFEKSYQDRVAAIEGGLEKAEAAQNEANELLAQYKAQLLEARTEANGIREEARNEGAAILADLKEKAASESARITEQAHTQIEAERVAAVASLRNEVGTLATSLASKIVGEALNDDERSARVVDRFLADLETQQNAGASN
- a CDS encoding F0F1 ATP synthase subunit delta, whose translation is MAGVSSESLAAALKSLEPKLATASLALAEDLFGVLDILDSNAGLRRALTDPARENNEKAGLVSRLLDGKVSADAKDLFAGLVSSRWSSARDIGDALETLAATTAIAVAEQGSGTAGLDGLEGELFQFIRVVGSSHDLQRALDDAQATVEAKSALALKLVPGASAAAQLLIRQAVVAPRGLKPAALVQRFVELVARRQQRWIAEVSVTRDLTEEQLSRLQAGLNNLYGRELKLNVNVDPTLVGGIRVVVGDEVVDATAATRLAELRRRLAG
- the atpA gene encoding F0F1 ATP synthase subunit alpha, translated to MAELTINADDVRNALNEFAASYEPGNAERVEVGRVTTASDGIAKVEGLPSVMANELLRFEDGTLGLAQNLDTREIGVVVLGDFTGIAEGQEVQRTGEILSVPVGDKFLGRVVDPLGEPIDDLGPIESEGRRALELQAPGVTERKSVHEPLQTGMKAIDAMIPIGRGQRQLIIGDRQTGKTALAVDAIINQKANWASGDTTKQVRCVYVAIGQKASTIAAVRQTLEDHGALEYTTIVASPASDPAGFKYLAPYAGSAIGQHWMYGGKHVLIVFDDLSKQAEAYRAVSLLLRRPPGREAYPGDVFYLHSRLLERCAKLSDALGAGSMTGLPIIETKANDVSAFIPTNVISITDGQIFLQSDLFNANQRPAVDVGVSVSRVGGAAQVKSMKKVSGTLKLELAQYRDMQAFAMFASDLDAASKQQLTRGARLMELLKQGQYAPFPVEEQVVSIWMGTNGFLDDVPVEDVRRFETEFLDHLRHRTQVLTTLAQTNKLEDDTVAALKSNIIDFKAGFFNEGDDLLVAAGHEEFDALAESAVDQEKIVKQKR
- a CDS encoding F0F1 ATP synthase subunit gamma, which codes for MGAQIRVYRQKIASTSSMQKIFKAMELIATSRIGKARARVSASLPYSNAITRAVTAVASQAEVDHPLTTEPEQIRRAAVLVMTSDRGLAGSYSASVLKQAEHLIELLRGEGKDVKTYLVGRKAQAYFDFRGRDYAKVWTGGTDAPEFKTAHELREALLEDFATEFEEGGVEEIHVVYTQFKSMVVQEPTVIRLLPLEVVEEEVESSADLLPLYEYEPEPEQVLDALLPRYIESRIFNAMLQAAASELAARQRAMKAAGDNASDLIKKYTRLRNNARQAEVTQELSEIVAGADALNAS